GCGAGACTGATCAGGACCATATTGATTTATTCACTATAATTCATTGGCTGGTGTGTTGTCGCATAGAAGCTTTATATGCCAGTAAAAAAGGCATTGAAAATTCAGCAGGGCTTTTCCAGCTTCAATCTGCAATACTAACACAAAACAGAGAGAGGAATGGTAGCTAAAGACAAAAGCAcatatttccttctttattcCCATGCAGATTTCGAATtgacaaacatgcaaacaacaAAAGAACTTAAATTCAGTTTGTCTTTGGAACTTAGTTGCTTAAAAAATCGCTTATGCACCACTGATTTTGTGAAGAGAGACAGCAAATATGATTATGACATGGCTTACGATAAGTCAGgctaacaaaaacacaaaatagatGTTTAGTTTGGGATCACTTACAATCCAAAAAACATGGTGTGAAATCGATGAGGAAGGAAAGAGTGTGTACCTTACTAATGGGTTTTTACCCCCTGAGCCCACTGTGTGTATCTATAGATTTTCTTCTCTGCAGTGGTGAAAGATGTACTCTGATCCTTGGAGTAAAACTACAAATTTAAGAATACTATGCTATTAGAAGTATTCCAAAACCCCATATAAGTGAAAGTGCAGATGACTTCTTTTCATTCTCAAAAAAATGTAGGTGCATCTCTGTAACCTAAACTTTTTtgtaaatgacatttttttcagttttcattattattattttaatttagaaaTGTTACGTACTGTTTTATTCCATCTtgctccaaaaacaaaaaccacaaacGCTCAGTGATGTGTGCTCCACCTTTCCCCTTCTTAGTCACCAATCTACATCATGATATCGCGGTAACAcaaacacgcagacacacaccaGACACTACACTAGTACTTGCCTCAATTCTTCAGATTCAGCaagctgctggaaacattcctcaaagATTTTGGTCCCTATTAATATGATCACAAAGTTGCAGCAGATTTGCTGGTTGCACACCTGTGATGCATATTTCCTGATCTGCTGCAAAGGTGCTCTGTTAAATTGAGATCTGGTCATTTGAATACAGTGAATACAGTTTCATATTCCAGAAATCgatttgagatgatttgagcttttcgACATCGCATATTAACCTCATCAGAAAATGGGTACACTAGCAGCAATACTTAGGTAGACTTTGACTCAGTTGGTGCTAAGGAGCCCCCACATTACTACACAAACATCACCACCCGATTACAAAGAAGAATGGATCCTTGGTTTTGTGTTGCTTCAGAAACTGTAGCTCATTACATCCTTCAGtgtttccaatcttctgttgtccagtttgatgagcctgtgtgaattacagcctcattttcctgttctcagctgaCAGGAGTTGCATCCTCTGTGGTcttcaaggtttgacatgttgtgcattcagagatgctcttctgcataccttggttataAGGAGTGATTATTTGAGTCGCTGTTGTCTTCCTTTCAGCTCGAAGCAGCCTGACtattttcctctgacctcttgaCATCAACAAGATATTTTTGCCCAGAAAACTGCTGCTCACCAGATATTCTCTGTAAACTTTGttggggaaaatcccagcagatcaatcaatcaatcccAGTGAGTCAAACATtgacaaccatgccacattaaaagtcacttaaatcacatttTCTCCCGTGACGTTCAGTTTGagcttcagcaggtcgtcttgacAGTGCTTACATGCCCAAATGCATTGTGTTActtccatgtgattggctgattagacatTTGTATTAATGAACAgttaaacaggtgtacctaCTAAATGGAGAGTGGATTTGTCCACTGGCTGTTTTTAACTTTCAAGAGAATCCTCTCTTTTCAGTACTTGCTACTGTAACCAACACTAGATGcttattttcctttctttgtttctttctttttttgttgttgctgtaaacagaccagAAACCAAATCCAGCTCGGACATAAGTTTTTCATAGTGAAAAATGACCTGAACATGACCCGCTCCCTTGTGGGAGTATCTAAGTAATGTGGGCTGTTGCAGTGGATGGCCTTGCTTTCGCTTGGCTTTTTGGAGGGTGACTTTTCTTCCCAATAGTTAAACTGGCGCTCCATTTTCAGCTAGGCGGTTGTTTGAACTTTCTCCATCTGTCTCTGGTTTTGGTCGAAGCCACAGCTTCTCAAATGACACATAATGCGTCACCATCAAAGCATGAGAATCGTTTTGCTGTTGATGTTGGTTTTAACTAGTTGTTTGTTGAATGAACTGATGACTTATTATTGAggaaagaggaaataaaaaggCCATacattgattttattccttagACTTTTCTAAGACTCTTTTGTCTAGACTCTTCAAATTTCTGCAGAAggtcacaaaacaaaaacgctgAGAGGAactgatttaattttaaaaaatacacggTGTTTATGCTTATCTTTGCCTGGATTACCCTGAAATTTGATATAAACAGTCATGTGTCCTCAGGTGCTATTATGATGACGGCTAATTTCACTATCtagtatatttattttcgtAAAAAAAGATTACATTCTTATCAGGTTCTGCTGCACGTtgtttgaaatataaaatatttcctCCACCctaaattaaaatgataaacATTGTAAGCACTGTATCTTTaatatctctctttttttgtttgtttagttctCCTCCCCGTCAGTGTACTGGGTCAGAAACCGGTGGTGATCAATTTCCAGACAAACCCAGTCTTGTCTCAAACTGGTACTGATGCAGTGTTCACATTGCTGAACCTACCAAGTGTCCTGACCGTCACATGGAAGTATCAGGGAACCCCTTTGGGCGTGTGGGTTGGAGGGACCTCAACGGTTGCACCACCACCGCAGTTCCAAGGCAGGGTCTCCATCACTGCCAACACGCTCCGAATTGGAAGTGCCCAGCTCCGGGATGCAGGGAACTACCAGGCAGATGTGCTTCCCTCTTCTAGCACAAACCTGTCTGAGAACACCGGATCAGTACAGCTGAGAGTGTTTGGTAAGAGATAAAGAAGTGCCCCTGTGAGTTGATTTGAGAGAGGGGTGGGGAGTGGGGTGGGAAGGGAAAGTGGAGGGCTCGTAGAGTGTGTGGGGGGAGAGAGGTTTTGAGGGAAGCGATAATGTTAGGGAGGAATACAAGGGAGTAAAAAGAGAAGAGGGAGGATTCGGGAAGTAAGAGAATTAGTCTGGGAGGTATAATGAAATTAGTGACCCATAGTAGGCGAggtaaaattaatgaaaaaagagGAGGGGATGAAACCAGTGGCTCAGGGCTTTATGCTAATTAAAACTCATTCAATATGCAGCATTCATGCTCTTAGATGTTTGATATTATAGCGGTCTAAATGTAGCGTTGCATTTGCATACAGTACATACTGTATTTGCATTCATTTATATTCAATACTGTAATGGAGCCCGAACAGCTGAGtgtctctctttattttcagtcaGCAGCCCACGCTGCAGGGATGATGTACAGATTTTCTCAACCTTCTTACCACCAGCGCTAATAGGGTGCCAGAGAGACCGAATTGTTAGAGGCACTAGTCTATTATTGCTGAAAGGTCACATTCTCCAAACTCACCATAGCAAGTTCATGTCATGGAACAGCCGAGTCCTTGAGCACGACTCTCAGCCTCCTACTTACTCGTTCATAGCTTCCTCTTGATATGAAAGGCAGCCaaaatgctaaaatataaatccTGCTGCTGATTCACAGGTGATCTGCAAAAACAGGAGTGATTAGAGTTATTTAGTAGTTGCtcgaatgtttttgtttgtttgctgtagCTGCTGCGGTTCTCTGTTAGTCAccgcttcctcctcctcctccatccgtATGCCCCCTCTTCTCCTTTTCCAATTATTTAACTTAGGCTGCTCGCCAAGAGGCATTTCGGGTACCACTCACACCGTCTGCCCCCTTATTCGCCATCTGTGCCTCTATCTGAACAGTGTCCCTTCTCAGCTCTCACTTGCTTTGATTACAACAAATTATCCTCAACAGATACATAAAGCTGCCCTCTATTGTTCTGTCACTCCTACTTTTGAAGTGagctccctctctttctctttctctttctctctcaaacACTCAGGCTCACACCTATAGTAGTCGttaattttaaaaccttttcCCGACATTTCTGCTTTTGTGGCTCTTtggtaaagtttatttttctccCCATAGATGCCGTAGCCGGAGTGAGTGTCTCTGTGCCTTCAGTAGCATTGGAGGGGGGAAATGTGACTCTGAGTTGTACATGGACTGCTGGGACGGAGATTACAGTCCAGTGGGGCAAAGGAGGCTCAACAGTCACTCCTGACTCCAGGATCACCATCTCCGGTGGCTCTCTCATCATTAACCCAGCCAGACGGACTGATGCGGGGGAGTACACATGTACAGCCAGCAACCCTGTCAGTGCCCAAACTGCCACAAAGAGCCTCACTATCTACTGTGAGTTTGTAGTGATTAAGACAAGAGGAAGCTAATCTGCTGTAGCCACTGCAAATAGCAGCAGCTTATCTGCTTACCCCCATTGCACTGCATACAGTATGCTGAAGTGCACTCAGAGTGCACAGAACATTGTCCAAAAGCTTATTGTTGTGCTTCTGGCTTTGTCTCGATCACATCAGTAATTCAGTAATTCTCATGTTACAACTACTACGCTTCTGATTGGTGTCCTCAAATATctaacatgtattttttttgtgtgtccgAAATAAATCCCATCCTCTGTAGCCACAGACGTATTCATCAACAGGGGCTGCTGTACTGTAGACTGATAACAGCTGGTAAAACTAAAAGTGCAGCTAATGATTACTTTCAATGTGACCCTATCTCttgattaatttttttctcCAATAATTAGTCAGGCCAGTTTTTAATTTCACCCACAATTTCCCAGTTTGGTGAACTGGGCAGTAAtcaaaaaacagaaatcaaccATAAATCTGCAAATCCTGCATGTGGGAAACTATAACAAGCAAATATTTACAATGGTTTCcatcttttttaattaatgcaTTTCTTCAGTTAAGCTGTGCTGACATCAGATCAGCTGAGTTTCGGGTAGTAGTTAATGTTTGCCCACTAACTGCATCCTTGGTGGTTCAGTCCTTTTGACACTGAACCTGCCAAAGTGTCCTTGGGAATACATGGCAGTTTGAAACAACCTGGTTTTCAAGCATCATGTGGGAGAAATTCCATCCATATTTCCAATAAACAACATACACAATGTTTATTCGAGTCGTACTTGATTCGTACTAGCTTATAATCatgttttaagaagaaaaatacaaaagcgGCCACTTCAGTGAGTGAATTATAGTGTGAGGCATGCAAGTCATGcaatatatgtaaaaataacCTTTAGAGAgaacattttcttattttttccgTATGGCAAAGTTCCATTAGCTGAATAACTTGCAGTCAAGATTAAAGACAGTTCACCAGAGCGATTTATCTTgatgactttaaaataaaattgacaAAATGATAACCCCTTTAGCTGAACATATAATCTGTGCCTTTGCTTTTTGAGATATAAAATTGTCCTCATTGTACTTGTGAAGTAAATCTTTCTGGTGCTGATAACTTTGCCCTCTAATAATCAACAAACTAGATGGCCCTGACACCCCTGTGCTGACCAAGGACACCCCGAAGCAGTGTGTCGGGGGAGGGGACGTGGTGGTGGGACAGACGGCGCGTCTCACCTGTACATCTAACTCGCTGCCTCCTGCGCTCTTCTCTTGGCAACTCGACGGACAGGCCATCACAAATAGCCCGCCGGACAGTGGGGTGCTCACCATTCAGACCTATTCGAAAAATCAGAGCGGCCGATACGCCTGCACGGCCAGAAACGCCATCACTGGAAACACGTCAACGCAGAGCACAGTCTTTGCCGTCGTGGGTGAGTTATGGTGAACGCTGACCTCTCTCTGACTGATTATGATGACAGTTGGTTTTGGACTGCGTCCTCATATCTGTCTTCACGACAGGAGAGGGACAGAAAGTATCCTGGGAGATTGATCTGCTGAGAATGCGGTCAAAGTCATTCAGTGAACCAGCCCGACTCATCcctttattttcacttgtttcctCACCCCCCTCTTTCTTTGCAATTACTTTATCATCCTTTTTTAGAATCTTCACCTCCTCttgtctcattttttttctttgcctcctCTTGTTTGTCTGAGCCTCCAGACTCATTATCTTTATTAATTCTCCCCCCTGTGACACCATTCCTTCTATTTCAGACGTATGCTTCAGCGGAGGGGAAGTGGCGGGGATTGTGATTGGCTCTTTCCTGGGCGCCTTAATCATCGTGCTCCTCATCGtgctcattttctttcttttgcgaAGAAAGAGGGGTGAgtccgtgtgtgtgtatgaccaCAAACCTTGTGTTTGTCCACTTTTAAAAATTTGATTGTATATTTTGTGAAGgaaaacacttcctgtcacagtcTTTATTAGCATCTTTACTTTAAAAGTAGTCCATTAATGTTTCCTTGCAATGAAGTGATGATTTAACcaatttgttatttgttttattaaagcATTAAGACAAAGGGAAACTGTGCTGGTTCCAAAGACCAACCCAAATGAAAGGCCTGTGGTAAGCCCCTGTAAAATTTTAACTACAGATCTGATTTACTaataattctttttttgttctcattctattttcctttttctgtgtcTTTCCATTAAGCCCCCAGATCCACAGCCTAATGGTAGAAGGGATTTGGATCAAGGTCCCAACCCTCCCCTCTATCAGCACAACTCTGACCGCTTATACAGACCCGCACGCCAAAGCCTTGACAACCTGCAGACACTGCCGCCAAATGGGCTGCGTAACTCTGACACACGCCAACACAATGGCCATACGCACACAAATGGACTCCTACACAATGCTATTCAGAACACCAATTCATATCCACATAATGGCATTGACAACCCGGCTTTCGTGCAGACCAATGCTCAGAATACAAACACGCtcccaaacacacagcagcaaaATCCTAACATTCTCATACAGACTGGCCCTGCCCAGGGCGGCGGCCAGCCGCAGGCGGTTCATGTCAGCCTGAACGCGCTGCCGCAAACTACCCAGCCGAACAACAATGCACAGTTGCCCGCCATTCATGTCAATCTTAACTCGTATCCAACTGGTGGCCAACAGACACAGCAAGACATTTCTTttccctttaccaatccagccaatAATAATGCTTCACAAATCCAACACAGCCTGATGCCTGCAGGGCAGTCTAATCCCAGAATGCAAAGTGGCGGACCCTATCCTAGTGACGCCCAGAATGCTCAGGTAAACGCATATCAGCAAGATCAACCAGGACTTATTCCGACTGGATACACACATCATAACAGTAATAACACTTCACAGAGGAATGCCAACACACAGACATACCAGGAACCAGAGCCTCACAGGAGGTCTGACAGGAACTCGGGAAGACAAGAGGCCACTCCTAGTTCCTCCCGTCGACGGATGTCTTGGGATTTCCTCAGAGGGACACCAGCGTATCCCAACGGCACGCAAGACAGAGGACAGACATCATCTGAGTACACCAGTGATACTACAGACTATACCAGCCATGCTCCCCTACGCGaaggaagaacaacaaacagaTCTCAGCCTCGAACTCAGAGACAAACTGCTTCCCGTAGCAGGACTCCACCCAGACAAGATGCATCATTAGCTGACAGACGCTCGCGGCACAACTCCGCTGATTTTCAGCAGGTACTCTCTGGCATTTTAACCCAGCATGAGTCCTCACAACGCACACAGAGAAGTCCCCACACACAAAGGGAAAGTGCTCAGCGAGACATCAGAGGTTCGCCTCGTAGCCAGTCTGCCCCCAGGCAGGAAGCCACTCACAGCAATAACCCCCAGGCACTGCCTCCCACTGCCTCTGTAGGCCACTCTGCTGTCTCACAAGGACCCACCATACAACAGGGACTGACTGCACCGCAGGGTGCGGACACAAGAGCTTTGGCTGATCCTAATCATCTTCAACAGGCACACATGGTTCAGcaaaacagaacagcaccaATTCAAACAGCACCACAAGGCGTGGGTACACAGACACAGCCTGTCGCACATGGTGCTGGTCAAGCTCCCCAAAGGGGCACTGCTCCACCCCCATATCCCTCCGCCCAGCCAAAACCCAGTAATCTAACCCAGGCTGCACTTAAAGTCCACACTGCAAGGGCTCAGACATTTCAAAATCGGAGACAGCAGACCCAGGCTGCCCTGCTTCACCCCGGACCACAGACTCAAGCTCCAGCTGCTGGGGATCAGCACCCACCGACTCCTCCTCCTGTTATCCCCCTCAGAGAGTTTCAAACGCTCCCCAAAGAGCGCAAACACCATAAATCCCCTGGTAGAGGCCCGGAGCCCCCCAGACCTCCAGTTAATATGCCAGTGGCTCAGCGACCCGATGCGCATCGCCATCACACCGTGATGCCTACCAACCATCATCACCAACCTCGGAATGGCCACATGCATGTCGCCGCACACAGGCACGGCCACGCCCATGCTCGTGGGCATGGGCAGCCTGCCCACTTAGCTCACCAAAGGCAGGTGAGTGTGAGACAGCACGATAGCAGCCAACAGATGCCATATGTTTGATACTGCAGATTTCCAGCATGCAGCTCTGTCTCTGACGTGCACTTTTGTGcctgtgttttcctgcttcCTGTGTACTTGCATTTATGCGAGGCCTGCTCCTTCTTTCACTGTCTGCTCAACAGTTGCTGCCTCTGTCTTTTTTGAAAGATGCTTGACAGTATCTTAAAAAGTGTTGCATTTTTTGGGTTGACAGTGTTTGTCAGTGCCGTAAAATTGTATTTAGTCTTGAGTGTTTGTGACATTGTGGCAGTTTTTAAAAGTAGCATTGTGTGTCAGgtgttctgcttttttttggtgtgtgtgtatgtgtgtgtcacattGGCAATGAAGGGCTTGTTGTGTGTCTCCAGCAACAGGCTCACAGAGGGAGACCAAGATGATGACAGATGTCAGCAAACTACACTCTGCAACTGTCCTGTGAACAAACAGCCGACAGACGAGATCCAATATACCACCAAGCAAGACTGACTGCACGGGGTTTAGCACTTTAAAAAGCTGTCAAACGCTGTCATAACTGACTCCTGAAGtcagttatttttttatagaaaaaaaaaaaagatgaagaccGGGATGAGAAATGTTTTCTGAAAAGATATTAGAAATTATCTTAAAGGAGGTTCGAGCTGTCCTTTTTAAGGGGAAAAAGATTACACAAACTCCAAAGCTCCATAATCAACAAACCTTTTGAAATACAATAACTGTGTCCCAGACTCAGTTATTGGACTGCTTTGTACTTCTGAAGCACAGGTCATGTATCACAATTTGCCAAgggcctgtttttcttttaaagtgcAGTGATCCATGGGACCTGAAGAAGTTCATGTCCTCTCATCTATTCATCAGCAGCACTAAACAACTAAACTGCCCAAATAAAATGCACACGAGGCAGCTGCGTGAATATCCGTGACTACCTGAGCCGATA
The genomic region above belongs to Oreochromis niloticus isolate F11D_XX linkage group LG11, O_niloticus_UMD_NMBU, whole genome shotgun sequence and contains:
- the si:dkeyp-97a10.3 gene encoding uncharacterized protein si:dkeyp-97a10.3 isoform X1; the protein is MRQPLFLISLSLAVLLPVSVLGQKPVVINFQTNPVLSQTGTDAVFTLLNLPSVLTVTWKYQGTPLGVWVGGTSTVAPPPQFQGRVSITANTLRIGSAQLRDAGNYQADVLPSSSTNLSENTGSVQLRVFDAVAGVSVSVPSVALEGGNVTLSCTWTAGTEITVQWGKGGSTVTPDSRITISGGSLIINPARRTDAGEYTCTASNPVSAQTATKSLTIYYGPDTPVLTKDTPKQCVGGGDVVVGQTARLTCTSNSLPPALFSWQLDGQAITNSPPDSGVLTIQTYSKNQSGRYACTARNAITGNTSTQSTVFAVVDVCFSGGEVAGIVIGSFLGALIIVLLIVLIFFLLRRKRALRQRETVLVPKTNPNERPVPPDPQPNGRRDLDQGPNPPLYQHNSDRLYRPARQSLDNLQTLPPNGLRNSDTRQHNGHTHTNGLLHNAIQNTNSYPHNGIDNPAFVQTNAQNTNTLPNTQQQNPNILIQTGPAQGGGQPQAVHVSLNALPQTTQPNNNAQLPAIHVNLNSYPTGGQQTQQDISFPFTNPANNNASQIQHSLMPAGQSNPRMQSGGPYPSDAQNAQVNAYQQDQPGLIPTGYTHHNSNNTSQRNANTQTYQEPEPHRRSDRNSGRQEATPSSSRRRMSWDFLRGTPAYPNGTQDRGQTSSEYTSDTTDYTSHAPLREGRTTNRSQPRTQRQTASRSRTPPRQDASLADRRSRHNSADFQQVLSGILTQHESSQRTQRSPHTQRESAQRDIRGSPRSQSAPRQEATHSNNPQALPPTASVGHSAVSQGPTIQQGLTAPQGADTRALADPNHLQQAHMVQQNRTAPIQTAPQGVGTQTQPVAHGAGQAPQRGTAPPPYPSAQPKPSNLTQAALKVHTARAQTFQNRRQQTQAALLHPGPQTQAPAAGDQHPPTPPPVIPLREFQTLPKERKHHKSPGRGPEPPRPPVNMPVAQRPDAHRHHTVMPTNHHHQPRNGHMHVAAHRHGHAHARGHGQPAHLAHQRQQQAHRGRPR
- the si:dkeyp-97a10.3 gene encoding uncharacterized protein si:dkeyp-97a10.3 isoform X2 codes for the protein MRQPLFLISLSLAVLLPVSVLGQKPVVINFQTNPVLSQTGTDAVFTLLNLPSVLTVTWKYQGTPLGVWVGGTSTVAPPPQFQGRVSITANTLRIGSAQLRDAGNYQADVLPSSSTNLSENTGSVQLRVFDAVAGVSVSVPSVALEGGNVTLSCTWTAGTEITVQWGKGGSTVTPDSRITISGGSLIINPARRTDAGEYTCTASNPVSAQTATKSLTIYYGPDTPVLTKDTPKQCVGGGDVVVGQTARLTCTSNSLPPALFSWQLDGQAITNSPPDSGVLTIQTYSKNQSGRYACTARNAITGNTSTQSTVFAVVDVCFSGGEVAGIVIGSFLGALIIVLLIVLIFFLLRRKRALRQRETVLVPKTNPNERPVPPDPQPNGRRDLDQGPNPPLYQHNSDRLYRPARQSLDNLQTLPPNGLRNSDTRQHNGHTHTNGLLHNAIQNTNSYPHNGIDNPAFVQTNAQNTNTLPNTQQQNPNILIQTGPAQGGGQPQAVHVSLNALPQTTQPNNNAQLPAIHVNLNSYPTGGQQTQQDISFPFTNPANNNASQIQHSLMPAGQSNPRMQSGGPYPSDAQNAQVNAYQQDQPGLIPTGYTHHNSNNTSQRNANTQTYQEPEPHRRSDRNSGRQEATPSSSRRRMSWDFLRGTPAYPNGTQDRGQTSSEYTSDTTDYTSHAPLREGRTTNRSQPRTQRQTASRSRTPPRQDASLADRRSRHNSADFQQVLSGILTQHESSQRTQRSPHTQRESAQRDIRGSPRSQSAPRQEATHSNNPQALPPTASVGHSAVSQGPTIQQGLTAPQGADTRALADPNHLQQAHMVQQNRTAPIQTAPQGVGTQTQPVAHGAGQAPQRGTAPPPYPSAQPKPSNLTQAALKVHTARAQTFQNRRQQTQAALLHPGPQTQAPAAGDQHPPTPPPVIPLREFQTLPKERKHHKSPGRGPEPPRPPVNMPVAQRPDAHRHHTVMPTNHHHQPRNGHMHVAAHRHGHAHARGHGQPAHLAHQRQAHRGRPR